The genomic window TCTAATCAAACATTGAAAAAACGGCCCTAAGCATCTTCAGAAGAAGGTTATGATTATGCCTGGATTCTGCCTGATTATGCTGGACCAACCCTTTCATCAAACTAGGGATTCGATATTATTCGCATAATCCCCACAACAGCCATTTCTACATTACCGGAATTGACAAGGGTTTCATCCATCCAAGGtgtgttattttaaaaaatatgtttgtataaccGCGACACTGAGGTGATTTGCAGTTAATCTACAGGAAATCTccctgtgcgactctgatttagttttataaatctCCAACAGTGAGGCCTGTATAGATTAGTGAAAAGATTAAATTTAATCtaatcacttaaaatttttgatatgaatGAGTGATactaatttaaatgttttttattatttaaatatattttaattctgTAAAATACATCAATTCTTTTCACTCAGTCCGGTACAATTGTGTTAAATtccttataaaataaatactccGGCAGCACAGAGCAAACAGCTGTCTCTCCactatcaaataaaaaagatgtGGAGAAAAAACTGTGGagagttgtgtaaaaatagtaaacaaatGGAGGAACGCACtgaagtttataaatatttgccaaaatacaaagaaattgaaattatattggAAAATGAGCCTGAAGCAAATTACATACTTGGCTTGGCCGCAACAGACGTTGAAAATGCAAACTCAAAAACATATGAATACAACGAGGAAGTGTACTACTTGGTCTGTAGTTTAGCGGAGAAATGCTGGGAACGCATACACACTGGGCACTTCAGTGCAGTGCCATTGGAAGTGCGTAAAATTTATGCTCTATccaattattttaaagtaagtGAAATGGTTTTAAGAGCAGCATTGTTGAAATTATGTTTAAAAGATATTCTATTTGCTTTGCGAAAGTGTTTCCCAAAAACAATTAATGCGTTGTGCCGAAGTGCTCGACGAGGCTATACTGATTGGCTGCACACAAGGATTGTATGAAGGAAGTGACGAGTTCCAAATCCAACTAACAAACTACATTAGTGAAGCTTTAGGTAAgcttaaactttgtaaacgataagacaaaaaaacaacattctttattattttaaagaagaaaACACTCAGACACCACTACCAATCATCGATACACTCAAGCGGCAACAACTTAAATGCGACATACCAGTTTTAGACTGTCCCTCAATAGAGGATTTTCGCACAGAATGTTTTACAACTGAACGTCCCGCATTGCTACTCAACACGATAACGCATTGGCCGGCTTTGCAAAAGTGGCGTGATCTTAATTACATACACAAACTGGCGGGTAATCGCACAGTGCCTATTGAAATTGGTTCTAATTACACCACCGATGAATGGTcacagcagttagtgaaaataCGTGACTTTCTCCATCGTCAATTCACAAACACTGACAATGAAATCGAATATTTAGCACAGCACGAGTTGTTCGATCAAATACCTGCGCTTAAAGCCGATATACGCATACCGGACTATTGTATCTTGCGTACGAGTGGTTCCGAAAGTCCTGCGCACGTGTCCATAAAAGCGTGGTTGGGTCCTAAGAATACCATATCACCGTTACATTATGATCCCGAACACAATTTATTGTGCCAAGTGTTTGGTAGAAAGCATATAATCTTGGCAGCACCAGCAGATACACCGAATCTTTATGCACACGATTCGGAAATGCTTTGTAATACCTCGCAATTGGATGCAGCGCAGTTAGACTTCGAAAAATTTCCGTTGGCGGTGAAAGCAACCTTTTATAATGTTACTTTGCAAGCTGGTGATTGTCTTTATATACCGCCGAAGTGGTGGCATTATGTGCGTGCCGAAAGCGAGAGCTTTTCGGTCAGTTTTTGGTGGTCATGAATTAAGTATGTTTTATTTGAgaactaaatgaaataaagtttGTATGTAAATCACTTTAAGTGCCGTTATatacttaataaatatttatgactaAAATCAATTAACGAATAGCCATTGTCCAAAGAAAAAAAGCGATAATTATTGTCGCCTTTATCAAAGTACACTAACAGCGTAATTACATTTGatagcaattttattattgtgtGTTTTTGTGTACTTGCTTATCAGATATATTCCTagtttaaactttaaaattatttgtgtatAACAAATGATatacaaagcaaaaatcttttaataatgaaattattaagaTAGCAGTCATTTGATAAAGGAATTCTAACAAAAAAATCTAGGTATTAAAAACTAGTCAAGATGTCTAAAGCCGCTTCTCAAATATTAAATGTACACGCATATTCTAAATGCCATCGTTAGCTGATGTGTACTAATAAACGaatcaaacaaaaatgaatcatCATCACAACAGCTTtcttatatgtgtgtatgtgcttatgtTCATTTCGCATAGTAAATGATACACACCAGCGGAGGTTTCCATGACATTCACAAAAATCTTTTGCAATAGGGTAAATGTCATTAAGCACATGGAGAAATAACATAATTAATTGACTAAATAGGCGCAAATTTTGTATGTCAATTCAAGCATACatgcatttattaataattcataatttatgtatacaaaaggaaataatacgtttatatatatgtgagaaaatattaaccaacacgctaaaaataaattcttaagaGAACTACAAAGCAATTAGAAGAAACATTTtgatctttaaaaatattagtcctttgttatttttaatgtacatatgaatattgaTATATACTATTATTATAAATCCACATTATTTAAGATAATTCTTTTCGATTTAGATAAACTCATCACTTTTCATTTTAACAAGTTCAAACTTCAAGTCTCTTTGAGATGTTAACGACAGTGCTTAAAACGTGTCAGCTGCAGCACATGTACCACGgtggcaaaaatatatttataatggttaagttataaatatttctgtacCGAGTACTGATTTCTTAGTTCGTTTAATCATCTTTCTCACCACCTTTGCCGCTGCTACTGTCGCTGATGGTAATCTTCTTCTGCAATTTGCTGTACTCATCGGTAAGTCTGTCGTACTCCTTGTTTAAGCTTTCTGCTTGTGATTTTAAAGCTTCTTTATCCTTCTTCTCACGATTCAAGTCAGATGTGAGTTCTTGTACTTTCTTACGCAATTCATTGAGCTGAAAGTgatataatttttaacatatttgttCTTTTCTAAGAAAAGCTAAGGTCCACACTATGTGTGTTTGTCTTGGAATTTACAATACAATGTTCCtttaaatatactattttatgtgatttatgcgagcaaacttgttttttttttttaatatttagctGAGGCTGGCACTGAGTCCTTGTACACGTCTCCGCAACTTTAATATCTGTGCATTTTGCCCGGTGAGAGTAAACGACGAAAGGAATAGACGAAAGAATTATATTCTTGAAgtgaatagaaaaatattagcGAATGCGTTTTTTATACAAGCAATGGAAGcgttaaaaaacttttttttactatacATCCATAGAGTCGCTTGACAAAATGTcaatatgtaatttatatagAGAGCCGGAGattagtaaataaatttgtgcaAGCTTTTTCCAAGTTACAAACATCTATAACTAAACTGAgtatgtgaaaaatatattcaaaaatatattactcAGGTAAAAATCCAAAAGATTGTCTGATGCACACTTTTCGGTACAAGAACTCTTTTTTTGTACAGCCCAAGCCAAAATCAATAACAAATTGaaccaataaaacaacaaacaatttgaTAACACGTCACTTACCTCAGTGAGTGTACTATCCTCAGTGGCTTCCTTCGCCTTCTCTGTGCTCTTTTCAGCCATCAATGTGCGGGCAGCTGCGGTGGCACTTTGTGCCTGCTTCATTGAAGCTTCACTTTGAGCCAACAAGTTTGCTTGCGCAGAGATCAACGTAACCAGACGACGTATGACTAACACAAGGAAAATTGCAAAACCAGAAATGTAAAAGTTGCGTTGTGCACGGAAGAGACGCATGCTGTGCTGCATTTCGACATTAAGATGTTCGTGACCGCCAGCTTCATGGGACGAATACTTCCTCATTTCACGTATAGCATCCAATAGGAATAAAATTAATACACCCATAATGAGGAAGAAGTACAGATGCGCCTGCTGTGCCAGCATCGCTAGAAACTTCGATTTGAAGAGTCGGTTCCATTTGTATGGACTGGCTATAGGCAAAACCAAGAGCAGAACTACGACAATTTCTGCGTACAGAAATGTAGCAATCAAAGTCCAGACAAGACTCATATTTGCTGCGTTTTACAAAATACTAGGTTTCTGGAACAACTTTCCTTCTGCAATTCTGATGAGCTGTAATAATTTCggcgaaaataaaaacaaaacaatataatttaaaactcTTTATGTTTTATGTTTCGTGCCTTGTCTTTTGTACTATTTTTAGCTTATTACCCtagtaatttaaatttcttactttttatagattgaaatttgtgaaaatatagAACTGCGCTGCTACTGCGTTTGTCGCTGCTTTGATTGAAGTTCGGTCAAATTCAGTCGATGATGTGTATTTCCATGGGTATATTAGCGTActcattttaatatcaaattaaaactcaaatttaatGAGTGCGAGCAGGACAATTAAAAATTACCGGCAAATATTCGTGTTACTACTTTGTATGTAGCAGGGTTGCATGCAATCGCATAGTCTTTtactaaataaacaattttttttaaatttataataagtaatcataaaataaaatgaataattacGCGGAatacatttataatttataaaaaacatatatttacttatttctaTATATCATTGGTTTTTGTTTGGAAACTTATTATTAACGTGGCAGCACGCGGAACCGCTTCAAAACAAAACGTGCGCTGATAGCAACGTATTTACTTCGATCAAACACTTCGAAAATAACAATTATCATAAATATTGTCAAGTTAAATAATTTCCGCCACtcataattcaaaaaatatatatattgaagttagttTAAAGGCAAAATGTCCTACGAAAATTGGCTTAACTACTTACGTAGTGCTGAAAAGCATTCAATGATTAGTGGCCACTGCCGCAAAATACACTATAAATTTCCTGATGGCCAGCAAATGGCTGAAGAATATAGCATGGAGACAGGCATTGTGCAACGAAGAGCGTGGCGTAAGTGCAAGCAACTAATGGGGGAACCCGAGTGGGAAGTCGAATTGGGAGAAACACCACGCCAAATTAATCAGGGCCTTGGCGGTGGCGATGCAGACAACTCGAGTATAAACAATGATTTCACGCTTCTGGAAAGTAACTCATCTCCTGTGATTTCCAAACGTATCACCAAGAAGAACATAGAATGGCGCATACGTAATTTACCATATCCAATTCAAGTATACCAAGTTACAGCAGAACCTGATAAACGTGCGATTGTTGTTCGTACTACAAATAAGAAGTATTACAAAGTAATCTCAGTACCTGAATTGGACCGTTGTAATCTGCTTCCGTCGCAAGCAAATATTAGCACGCACCATCAGTACAACACACTGATTATAACATACAGTAAGCCAACTTTGTTGAATGAAATGGAAGCGCAGGTACTGTTGTTATTAAAGAATGTCGAAACGGAAACCGACATGGAAGCCTTACTTCAGGGGTTGTtagcgaaataaaaatatttagcaatataatttttttttataatactttaatgaattaaacttacaatattgtatatttgtttgaTACAGGTAATACATATGCTGTCGGGATATTGCCATTCGCAAGATCGCAAGAGATCGTCATATATTTGAAACTAATAATTaactattatttattgaaattcgcGCTTAAATCAGTCAAAGGTGGAGTTGAGGTGTAGGAATGATATTCAAAAGAAGGTAATTCGAGCGGTGTTAGCGAGGGTATCTCATCGCTATCGGTGATGTAAAAAGCTGGTCTGCCTGCATCCCGTTCATATGGTGACTGTGCAATTGATGCAATTGCCTTCACAAACCCTTTGGGTGTGCCACCATGCCCTTCAGCACTAGCATTTGCACTGCGATAGTCTTTGTTTTCTCTGCTGTTTGTGCGCTTCATTGGTGATATGTTGAGTTTAGTGTCGAATTCTCGTACTGTCCGATCAATGGATTTGGCTACGGATTGTGCAGTCAGATTGCTGTCTGTTCTGAATAATAATACGGgtggtgtgtttgttgttgtggccgATAGTGGCACAATCTCTTTGTGCTTCAAACTTTCATGCTCTTGCTTATGCATTTGTATTTGACTTAACTTTCTCTGATATTCCCATTTTTGTGTATTCAGCAATTCAACGGATTTTGGCATCAACGCCGATTTAAATGCGTCTTGTAGATATATCAACGAGGTTTCTATTGCCTTATATGCATCGTCGTAGCGATGGCGATTGAGAAAGCGATTAGCGCGACGCTCATGAAAATGTGCCTGGAAATACATTTTATGTGAAATATATGCATCTTggtgattttatttaatattcttacCAAATTTAATGGAGCATAATCCATTATTTTGTGTTTATAGcagtatttattgaaaattcagGGTATTGCGCACAAATTGTTATGATAAGAATGTTTATTTACGCAGTGCACAAAGTTTCTAAAATCACCTGGTTAATGACAGGGTTGCTTTGCACTTTCAACAAGTGCTGGTAAAATGGCTAGATAATTCTACTCCGAATTTTAGGAGTCGATTTTAGATAAATATCTGCTGAGATAGGGatatgggaaattttttttttttgaaaaatatgtgtttggctaacgaaaataaacttttattttctctttttttaaataaatttttttattatttgcgtgTTTCGAATTAAACCGGAGCGATTACTTTCAAATTTCCTTGCAGCACcatttcgaaatttgtttgtCTTAGTAGGGACGTAGGAGAAAATCGGGCCCAGCAATGATTCAGCAATTCTAGTGAGttgtgcaaaaaaatattgtagagcACCGGGCCTGGGGCGTTTTACCCTCCTCGTTCTTTGTGTACTGGCTTTATATAAATCCGCCATCTTTTCACTAAAGCTCTCAAATTATTTGGAAACGGAAATCTTGTCCAAATAGGTTTTATGAATGCTCCCAAGTTCCTGGTCTGGTATTACAGGTTAGTTTCCTTTACCAAGACCCAACGATAGTAGTATGGTCGGAAATTTCAAATCATAATATTCTAAGACTTGAAATATCGGTAACAGAACtgctcaataccttcgagtaaaactataaaatatcaagGCCTTCGAGAAATTCGGCTACCTACTGTTCAAAgttttgattttcaataaaactcggtttttaagttttaaatttttttttatatgtatatgtatatatttttatgataagTTAATAGGTTGTTCAGTCGCTTCTAACATACACACGTAGATTATACAtactaaacataaatataaatgcttCACTAGTAATAAGCAAGCGAACTTAacctataaatatttattatattaatatttttcatcttGAAATGGGCAGTCATGAGTGgttgtttttcaataaaaatttacaaaatactgTTGAGATCTGTAATAAAACAAGAGGAAATAAAAACTGCGTTAATAATTTTGCACATAAGTAAGCAACACTTGAATTATAGTGCAataaaaaatcagtaaaaaaattttaatcaaataaattcaTAAGTCTAACATATTTGGATCATCAATAAGAAGttgaaaatgcataaaataataataagataaTATTAACCTTTGAACAATCTCAGCAGTGTCcttatatgtagtatacattAGAGCCAATTAAactgcaaaagaaaaaaaaaaacacgtttttAAACTCAGCAATACTtcgtcaaataaatatattgttaaaacaaaaatcagtggtaataataataatccttATTAATCAAATATTCTCATAGGTGTCCCAAGGTAATTGGTcatcattaaagttcattattttttatataacctaaaaaacgttaattatacTAACCTTATAAACGCCAATTAAATGTCGCATGAATGATGAATCTTAATAGTACGCCACTTATCTGTAAAA from Bactrocera tryoni isolate S06 chromosome 5, CSIRO_BtryS06_freeze2, whole genome shotgun sequence includes these protein-coding regions:
- the LOC120777669 gene encoding bifunctional peptidase and arginyl-hydroxylase JMJD5 isoform X1 codes for the protein MEERTEVYKYLPKYKEIEIILENEPEANYILGLAATDVENANSKTYEYNEEVYYLVCSLAEKCWERIHTGHFSAVPLEVRKIYALSNYFKIFYLLCESVSQKQLMRCAEVLDEAILIGCTQGLYEGSDEFQIQLTNYISEALEENTQTPLPIIDTLKRQQLKCDIPVLDCPSIEDFRTECFTTERPALLLNTITHWPALQKWRDLNYIHKLAGNRTVPIEIGSNYTTDEWSQQLVKIRDFLHRQFTNTDNEIEYLAQHELFDQIPALKADIRIPDYCILRTSGSESPAHVSIKAWLGPKNTISPLHYDPEHNLLCQVFGRKHIILAAPADTPNLYAHDSEMLCNTSQLDAAQLDFEKFPLAVKATFYNVTLQAGDCLYIPPKWWHYVRAESESFSVSFWWS
- the LOC120777669 gene encoding bifunctional peptidase and arginyl-hydroxylase JMJD5 isoform X2, whose translation is MEERTEVYKYLPKYKEIEIILENEPEANYILGLAATDVENANSKTYEYNEEVYYLVCSLAEKCWERIHTGHFSAVPLEVRKIYALSNYFKIFYLLCESVSQKQLMRCAEVLDEAILIGCTQGLYEGSDEFQIQLTNYISEALENTQTPLPIIDTLKRQQLKCDIPVLDCPSIEDFRTECFTTERPALLLNTITHWPALQKWRDLNYIHKLAGNRTVPIEIGSNYTTDEWSQQLVKIRDFLHRQFTNTDNEIEYLAQHELFDQIPALKADIRIPDYCILRTSGSESPAHVSIKAWLGPKNTISPLHYDPEHNLLCQVFGRKHIILAAPADTPNLYAHDSEMLCNTSQLDAAQLDFEKFPLAVKATFYNVTLQAGDCLYIPPKWWHYVRAESESFSVSFWWS
- the LOC120777671 gene encoding B-cell receptor-associated protein 31, with product MSLVWTLIATFLYAEIVVVLLLVLPIASPYKWNRLFKSKFLAMLAQQAHLYFFLIMGVLILFLLDAIREMRKYSSHEAGGHEHLNVEMQHSMRLFRAQRNFYISGFAIFLVLVIRRLVTLISAQANLLAQSEASMKQAQSATAAARTLMAEKSTEKAKEATEDSTLTELNELRKKVQELTSDLNREKKDKEALKSQAESLNKEYDRLTDEYSKLQKKITISDSSSGKGGEKDD
- the LOC120778454 gene encoding protein DPCD gives rise to the protein MSYENWLNYLRSAEKHSMISGHCRKIHYKFPDGQQMAEEYSMETGIVQRRAWRKCKQLMGEPEWEVELGETPRQINQGLGGGDADNSSINNDFTLLESNSSPVISKRITKKNIEWRIRNLPYPIQVYQVTAEPDKRAIVVRTTNKKYYKVISVPELDRCNLLPSQANISTHHQYNTLIITYSKPTLLNEMEAQVLLLLKNVETETDMEALLQGLLAK
- the LOC120778453 gene encoding uncharacterized protein LOC120778453, whose protein sequence is MDYAPLNLAHFHERRANRFLNRHRYDDAYKAIETSLIYLQDAFKSALMPKSVELLNTQKWEYQRKLSQIQMHKQEHESLKHKEIVPLSATTTNTPPVLLFRTDSNLTAQSVAKSIDRTVREFDTKLNISPMKRTNSRENKDYRSANASAEGHGGTPKGFVKAIASIAQSPYERDAGRPAFYITDSDEIPSLTPLELPSFEYHSYTSTPPLTDLSANFNK